aaaagtatgatggcggcagcggccgcgcgctactcggttcccagacgccactacttttcccgatgtgccatcccaggcctgcacgaccacgtctcccgcaacattgtacgcgccctcatcaacgcggttactgccaaggtccacttaacaacagacacgtggacaagcacaggcgggtagggccactatatctccctgacggcacattgggtgaatttagtggaggctgggacagagtcagagcctgggaccgctcacgtcctacccacccccagaattgcgggccccagctcggtggtggtatctgcggcggtgtatgcttcctccactaaaccaccctcctcctcctcctcctcctacgcaacctctgtctcgcaatcaagatgtgtcagcagtacgtcgccagcagtcggtgtcgcgcggcacggcagcacagcggtgggcaagcgtcagcaggccgtgctgaaactactcagcttaggagagaagaggcacacggcccacgaactgctgcagggtctgacagagcagaccgaccgctggcttgcgccgctgagcctccaaccgggcatggtcgtgtgtgacaacggccgtaagctggtggaggctctgcagctcggcagcctcacgcacgtgccatgcctggcccatgtctttaatttggtggttcagcgctttctgaaaagctacccacacttgtcatacctgctcggaaaggtgcgccgggtcagcgcacatttccgcaactccaagacggacgctgccaccctgcggaccctgcaacatcggtttaatctgccagtgcaccgatgctgtgcgacgtgcccacacgatggaactctactttccacatgttggccaggctctatgagcagcgtagagctattgtggaataccaactccaacatgggcggcgtactgggagtcagcctcctcaattctttacagaagagtgggcctggttggcagacatctgccaggtccttggaaactttgaggagtctacccagatggtgagcggggatgctgcaatcattagcgtcaccattcctctgctatgcctcttgagaagttccctgcaaagcataaaggcagacgctttgcactcggaaacggaggcgggggaagacagtatgtcgctggatagtcagagcaccctcatgtctatatctcagcatgttgaggaggaggaggagggggaggagcatgaggaggagggggaagagacagcttggcccactgctgagggtacacatgctgcttgcctgtcatcctttcagcgtgtatggccagaggaggaggaggaggaggaggaggatcctgaaagtgatcttcctagtgaggacagccatgtgttgcgtacaggtaccctggcacacatggctgacttcatgttaggatgcctttctcgtgaccctcgcgttacacgcattctggccactacggattactgggtgtacacactgctcgtcccacggtataaggagaacctttccactctcattcccgaagaggaaaggggttccagaatgatgctctaccacagggcgctggtggacaaactgatggtaaacttcccatccgacagcgctagtggccgaaggcgcagttccgagggccaggtagcaggggaggcgcggagatcaggcagcatgtacagcacaggcccacctgcattaagcacgacattacctcagctgtgatgggcaatgcaataggatatatttatgtaccgccggtggcttcctggcacccacccatgctgtcggtccacacggagttgtaactgcatgtgtccacttctaaagaaccccagtctgactggggcatgcagtgtgggccgaagcccacctgcattaagcacgacattacctcagctgtgatgggcaatgcaatgggatatatttatgtaccgccggtgggttccagggagccacccatgctgtgggtgcacacggaattcccattgcggagttgtacctggctgtgactatttataaaaaaacgcggtctgactggggcatgcagacaccttgacagaatgaatagtgcgtggcacacaggttccccattgctatgcccacgtgtgcagctcctgatggaggtggcacaggattggatttctcattgcttctgtacagcattgtgggctatcgccccgccccttttaaagagggtcgctgcctagccgtgccaaccctctgcagtgtgtgcctgcggttcctcctcatggcagacggacttataaatagactgagtagaaaaaagaggttcccagcagcacagcatatatcctcacatagagccaggcaaaacagtgtgcaaaagccagtcaggaagcctaaaccagagaggctccaagggtgcagtcaggaataaggaaatagtgactggcagcattcagcaatgtagaaaaatacaagatttatttccccattacaaaaattacggcaacgtttcggtcgtaatagaccttcctcaagccaatacatatcatataaagtgcaccatatatataggaaatgtgaacaccattaaccaatgacatacaaacatgcacaggagtgtctcatcactgattacctctctccacacgtctcagctgttatccggcgcatcgttgatgatgtcatcTTTAGTTGACCTCCTCACACATTGGTGCGTCCATCTAAGTTGAACCGCaccctctgcgcatgtgccgagctacaactatcgcgagaacacgctctaagccacagtagggcacagcggccatgtcagaaatgggcaaaccgcactaaaggtgcgtctgcgcatgcgccggtcgtcGGGCCCAGCGACCACGTCagaaatgggcaaaccgcactgatagtgcgtctgcgcatgcgccggtcatcTGTCATCACAGAGGCCGATACTCGGTCCCATCACCGCGCCACAACCTTACTTCCGCATTCCACCTATATATTATCTACTCGGATACCTCCTCAGTGCATTGGTCACCCGTAGTGATGCAATGCAAAGTGTCAGGATCGCCGATCATGCGTTACCACAACTGACACTGACCGCATACCGCATAACCTGCAGCATCAACTGAGAGGACCCCGATGTATATATCTATTAATGTCACATATCAGATGGATAAATATGAGGATAAAGAGTAAGTAAATTCTTTCTCCATCATACCTATCACAGGGAgaatatatctatccaatataatatagatgaccttttatcattactgtgatgttctatatctaataaaaaaggggtatatcaacaacctactggtattatcaagtaatgtccccatattcatctagaaagtcatcccttccaggtctattcacgttgacgaaggctatcttatctaataatatacattctcacccatagagtatgaatagtccaatgttaacccattgtatagaccaataaaaaagaacagaacaccaactgttaactgcctagtcaaattgtgattttattgatactatacatcactatgcatgaatctatattttttcttcaagatgatgaaataatggaccgtcatatcccagacgtgtggcgagggaaccagcgagagaccaacaacctgtgtaaacaaaacaaaaagaatacaattacacatatacccataaaaaactcattaataaaacatatgtacagttcatatactgatgtgtgtaacaagatttacaagaacggctgaaaaatgtactcctgattaagtccttttgggtgcatggtgtccaactcgtatatccattttaactcacgcttttttaataaaaattctctatcacccccccgtggaagtacggggacatgatcaatgaccctaaatttgaactggctgatgttgtgtttagcctccaaaaaatgtcgcgatacaggtaattgtaaattttccgtccgaattgtactcttgtgcttcaccatacgtgatctcacctccatagtggtttcacccacatacccaaggccacatgggcaggtgatgaggtagatcacgtatggtgaagcacaagtatatctcccctgtatcttgtacctattgcccctgagaggatgccgaaattcgtcacccctcaccaaattgttacaacaactacaggcaaggcatgggaagttccccttcctagggggtttaaagaaactctggacggctgatttgtgtgaagcaaagtgtgagtggaccagttggtcacctatgtttctacctcttctatatgcatttataggcttatttttaaattcaggtaTTACAGCCCCATCTAATGTCAGCAGTGGCCAATGTTTTTTGATAATGTTACCAACGGTTCCACTAAGATTATTAAAGGTACTGACAAACGGAatcctgtccattgtctgtttcttTAATTTAGGTGTCAAAAGATCTTGTTGTGGTATTGCCCTAACTCTTTATCCTCATATTTATCCATCTGATATGTGACATTAATAGATATATACATCGGGGTCCTCTCAGTTGATGCTGCAGGTTATGCGGTATGCGGTCAGTGTCAGTTGTGGTAACGCATGATCGGCGATCCTGACACTTTGCATTGCATCACTACGGGTGACCAATGCACTGAGGAGGTATCCGAGTAGATAATATATAGGTGGAATGCGGAAGTAAGGTTGTGGCGCGGTGATGGGACCGAGTATTGGCCTCTGTGATGACAgatgaccggcgcatgcgcagacgcactatcagtgcggtttgcccatttctGACGTGGTCGCTGGGCCCgacgaccggcgcatgcgcagacgcacctttagtgcggtttgcccatttctgacatggccgctgtgccctactgtggcttagagcgtgttctcgcgatagttgtagctcggcacatgcgcagagggtGCGGGTCAACTTAGATGGACGCACCAATGTGTGAGGAGGTCAACTAAAgatgacatcatcaacgatgcgccggataacagctgagacgtgtggagagaggtaatcagtgatgagacactcctgtgcatgtttgtatgtcattggttaatggtgttcacatttcctatatatatggtgcactttatatgatatgtattggcttgaggaaggtctattacgaccgaaacgttgccgtaatttttgtaatggggaaataaatcttgtatttttctacattgctgaatgctgccagtcactatttccttattcctgactgcacccttggagcctctctggtttaggcttcctgactggcttttgcacactgttttgcctggctctatgtgaggatatatgctgtgctgctgggaacctcttttttctactcagTGATATCTACAAACCAGATCCAGCTTGCACCTGAtacaggcacaaaatggaaaaataccCGGACTCTGACAGACCAGGTAACCCTGTTATTTTTTCGTATTCGGATGTGGATGTTAACAAGATTATTGCAGGAGCTACACGCAAGAATAGCTATCTAGAAATGCCAATAGTGGATATGTTACTACGGAAGTGggagatggaaaataaaaagaacatcTCCCTATCTTTGCACATGTCCACACTATGTGAATATTTTAAGGTAAAACGCATTCCGAGAGGGCTACGCCCACATGTGCGCCCGACCTTAATGGCAGATAACAAGacattttgttcaaaatttgaaGGCATAGTGAATAAATTTTCGTTTGACATGATTGTCTTGAATGTTGAGTTCTTACAGTTGGAGATTGCTGAGAGTACAGCTCGCATATCCTCCTTGGAAAAGAATATTCTAGAGATCTTGACACCAGAGGACTGGAATAAacataaggagaaaaaaacaacatatctcAAACGACATCAGGAGGAAttggagagtataaaaaaaaccaagTGGTTTAGGGATGTCGACGATTATGCTTATGGTCGTGTATTTTGTTGGCAGACATCAAAGAATAAAGTCACAGATCCCTTTGAATCGAATACCAAACAAAGACGACAACGACGCCGTCAACCCAGGAATAGAAACCAATTTGGGTTCTCATCTCGTGGTTCGATTTCAACGGACGATTCGGCCAAGAATGATCATGTGGGTGCCTCCacatcctcttcttcttttttaggCCGTGGCAATCCAAACAGGATGAAGAGAAAAGAGGGACCTTCCGGTGCCGCCGAGGCGGACGAAAACATCACAGGGCATACAAGAGATCCCGACGGGGTGATGACCCGATCCACGAAACGACCACCGCTGATGGACTTCAGGAAATAGTGGGTGTTGGAGCTTGTGAACCTACCAGTGACGGTATTGTAATCAACATTTCTTCCAGGGTATTGACATCAGATGAGACGACTGTATTGGGCAAGGGTCTATCATTTTGCTGTGTAACTTCTATGAATTGGTTTGATCTTAATCTTGATGTACATCGTTTATTCAGAAATTTAAGGCTTAAAAATCAATTTTCCTCACAACCATCACGTACAGTTGCACAGACCACTACACCGGGGTCTTTTTCCCTGGTTGGAACTGGTCTTCGCAACAAAAGTACGTATCAACCACCTACATCAAATCCTCAAATCGAAGTATTTGCTAAATTAGTATTAAAAGATATTGAAAAACTGAGATCCAAAACATTGGGTAACAAGAGGAGGCTTAAGAATAACCTTAATATGAGGGAAAGGAAAGCCCTCAATTCTCTTGCGCAGGATGATGCGATTGTGGTTAAACCAGCCGATAAGGGTGGAGCAATAGTCGTGATGGATACCAGTATGTACACAACAGAAGTGTTCAGACAATTAAATGATGAAAATGTTTATGAAAAATTGCGATCGGACCCTACCATACGGTTTCAATTACAATTAAGGGGAATGTTGAATGAGGCACTATGGGCAGGTTTGATCGATAAAAAGCTGTTGAAATTCCTTGATATCCAGCACCCCATTGTTCCCACTTTATACACCCTCCCAAAGGTCCACAAGGATCCCCAGAACCCCCCTGGGAGACCGATTGTTTCAGGCAGAAACTCACTCTTCTGCAATATCGCACGATTTTTGGACAAGGTCCTGAGGCGTTTTGCAGATGAGGCGGATTCACACATCAGggatacatctgactttttgaaaaaaattgcatcgtttGATATGACCGAAGATGTTATTCTGGTCACCTTTGATGTGACTGCGCTATACACCTCTATCAGTCACGATAAAGGGATAGATGCCGTCAGACAGTTTCTGATGGCATCGGATATGTCCTCTGAGTGCATgcagtttgccctgtcgctgctggagtacatcctccgcaacaattattttttgtttgggggggtgtactacagacagcgacagggcactgctatgggctctAATGTGGCGCCAACATACGCCAACATTTTTGTGCGCCAATTTGAGGAGAAGTATATCTATACCTCCATATATGCGGCGTCGTTGGTGTACTGGGGTCGGTACATCGACGACGTGTTTGCTTTATGGAAGGGTTCGCTCCAAACATTACAGGAATTCCATACCTTTTTAAACGCTATTTACCCAGAACTTCAGTTCACTATGTCTTACTCTATTGTGGAAATCCAATTCCTTGACGTTTTGATTAAAAGACAAGGAATGGGATTGGTAACGGATCTTTACACAAAAAAGACAGATCGGAACAGTTTATTGCTCTATAGTAGCAACCATCCGGTCGCCATGAAGGACTCACTACCATGGAGTCAACTTTTACGAGTGCGAAGAATAGCACACGATCAAACCATTGATTTAAGATTGGATGAGATGTGTAGGAGGTTCCTAGATAGGGGATACCCTGCACCAATCATCACAAAAGCTGCCATACGAGCTAGGGCAATACCACAACAAGATCTTTTGACACCTAAATTAAAGAAACAGACAATGGATAGGATTCCGTTTGTCAGTACCTTTAATAATCTTAGTGGAACCGTTGGTAACATTATCAAAAAACATTGGCCACTGCTGACATTAGATGGGGCTGTAAtacctgaatttaaaaataagcctataaatgcatatagaagaggtagaaacataggtgaccaactggtccactcacactttgcttcacacaaatcagccgtccagagtttctttaaaccccctaggaaggggaacttcccatgccttgcctgtagttgttgtaacaatttggtgaggggtgacgaatttcggcatcctctcaggggcaataggtacaagatacaggggagatatacttgtgcttcaccatacgtgatctacctcatcacctgcccatgtggccttgggtatgtgggtgaaaccactatggaggtgagatcacgtatggtgaagcacaagagtacaattcggacggaaaatttacaattacctgtatcgcgacattttttggaggctaaacacaacatcagccagttcaaatttagggtcattgatcatgtccccgtacttccacgggggggtgatagagaatttttattaaaaaagcgtgagttaaaatggatatacgagttggacaccatgcacccaaaagggcttaatcaggagtacatttttcagccgttcttgtaaatcttgttacacacatcagtatatgaactgtacatatgttttattaatgagttttttatgggtatatgtgtaattgtattctttttgttttgtttacacaggttgttggtctctcgctggttccctcgccacacgtctgagatatgacggtccattatttcatcatcttgaagaaaaaatatagattcatgcatagtgatgtatagtatcaataaaatcacaatttgactaggcagttaacagttggtgttctgttcttttttattggtctatacaatgggttaacattggactattcatactctatgggtgagaatgtatattattagataagatagccttcgtcaacgtgaatagacctggaagggatgactttctagatgaatatggggacattacttgataataccagtaggttgttgatataccccttttttattagatatagaacatcacagtaatgataaaaggtcatctatattatattggatagatatattcTCCCTGTGATAGGTATGATGGAGAAAGAATTTACTTACTCTTTATCCTCATATTTATCCATCTGATATGTGACATTAATAGATATATACATCGGGGTCCTCTCAGTAGATGCTGCAGGTTATGCGGTATGCGGTCAGTGTCAGTTGTGGTAACGCATGATCGGCGATCCTGACACTTTGCATTGCATCACTACGGGTGACCAATGCACTGAGGAGGTATCCGAGTAGATAATATATAGGTGGAATGCGGAAGTAAGGTTGTGGCGCGGTGATGGGACCGAGTATCGGCCTCTGTGATGACAgatgaccggcgcatgcgcagacgcactatcagtgcggtttgcccatttctGACGTGGTCGCTGGGCCCgacgaccggcgcatgcgcagacgcacctttagtgcggtttgcccatttctgacatggccgctgtgccctactgtggcttagagcgtgttctcgcgatagttgtagctcggcacatgcgcagagggtGCGGTTCAACTTAGATGGACGCACCAATGTGTGAGGAGGTCAACTAAAgatgacatcatcaacgatgcgccggataacagctgagacgtgtggagagaggtaatcagtgatgagacactcctgtgcatgtttgtatgtcattggctaatggtgttcacatttcctatatatatggtgcactttatatgatatgtattggcttgaggaaggtctattacgaccgaaacgttgccgtaatttttgtaatggggaaataaatcttgtatttttctacattgctgaatgctgccagtcactatttccttattccggacttataaatagacatgagtgttgcgtggcatgagggcagctgaaggctgcgcagggacagtttggtgtgcgctgtggacactgggtcgtgcggggggggggggggggggttgggggttgggcagcatgtaacccaggagaagtggcagtggagtgtcatgcaggcagtgattgtgctttgttggaggtagtgtggtgcttagctaaggtatgcattgctaatgcaaTATGTAATAGGTATTACCGCATTCATATCGATACAccgtaaaaattatttaaaaaagtaaagccagaattgttatttttattttgttgctTCGCAGAAAAAGCAATACTAAACAATTCAAAAATCACATGTCCCTCAAAATAGTAGCATTACAGACTGCATCTCTTCCCATAAAAATACGCGCTCACAAAGCTCTGTtgccgaaaaaataaaaatgctaacgATCTTAGAATGGGGCTATGCATattcaattatttttctttaaaatgtgttattgtgcaacattagtaaaaaaaattaaaaatatatataaaattggtatcgcagtaatcgtgccaATACGGATAAAGTTGTCATTATTTGTATCGAACAGTGAATGCCATAAtaacaaaaaccaaaaacaatggcggaatttttgtagatttttccatctccaccctaaaccccccccccctccaaaaaaaaaaaaatgaaataaagtcCTTCAATCCATTgttgtgccattgaaaaatacaacttgtcctaaaATTACAGACAATTTCTTATGATCGGGTAGGCCACAGAAGTGTTGAAATGTTGTAGAGGCATTCCTGTGccccccttgctgtgtgcagccaaagattatcctgctggaaaagtcCTCttagaagctgccatgagaggaacacatgtgaatgcaggatgtcctgaacatatcgctgaagtGTCATTattccttgtaccactactaggagtgactgactgtcatatacaATGGCCCCCTTGACcatcagaccagcagggggcagtgtgtcgctccacatcaaaagcaggattgagatgctcacccagaggtctccagacacgaatacGACCGTcatcagtacccaaactaaacctggatttgttgatcaagacaacctggttccactccttAGCAgtacagtttcatcattcacgatATCACTGCAAATGGATACGACAGTGGGTGGGTGTTAGAGGCTGTACAATTAATGGAtcccgtgagaccaaatgtccttcagccaagcgcctagaAGTGGTTCAGACAGACATGTGGTGGAACAATGGTGTCACATGTCTTGGGatagcggacaatgaaacagttgttgctgctcatgcttgtcgtatgatcagatgatcctctactggtggtctgtcgagattATCCTGAGCTTAGTCACTTTGTGTGCATGCCTTTATGCATCCACTGTTCCCTATGCCTGCCATTTTTGCCATCAGCAAGAACATTCCTGCACGGTCAGCCATGCCCTACCATTCATTGATCAGATGTACATGCCCCACCCAGCAAATGACTGGTTATGTAAAGCCTCAATATCGCTACTGTCACTAGGATCGGACTACTTACACACAGCATGCACAAGTGGGCCATGACAATAGCTGTAACATACATCTATTGGCATAATACACAATAGCAGTATACActaaccctcagtagtaatgcaaTAATCATCGAAAACCATAGCATTTTTCCAAATAAACCAACATTTATATCTCTTTCCTAATGAACATTTTTGCCCAATTTGCGCAAAAAACTTATGACATCATGGGgtgaaaaaaaatagttacagaattaaccctttccaatccactgtctgatgtctgaagacattgtgatttaaggctgtacagctccgatgttggaagatgtccgccggggttctcttactgtatattgccagcctctctgctgtcggagcctatccaacgtgtcacctcatgcagtactggctttagccagcatatagcgctgttatataacggcagaaaaagagtaagccccctaggaaaaccaggttacaaattgcattggaaagggttaagtgaaaaAAACAGGATGGAAAGAAAAACTAATTTATATAATATTGTTAGCCACTTAGTCGTTCCCAAGTCGTGCCTCCGTCGACCAAAACCGTTGCCTTATGTGCcttgtaatctgagactatacaaattaccgtatataccggcgtataaggcgacggggcgtataagacgaccccccaactgtcaccttatacgccggtattcagtggagaaaaaaaaaaaattttattactcacctcccccggcgttctgttgcgctccggcaggatgtcgctcgctccggcaggctgtcgctcgctcctcgttcccgccgcagcatagctttctgaatgtggggcttgaaatccccgcttccagaaagctaatacacacgccggcagccatgacatcattgaatggctgtgattggctaaagcacacgtggcttcagccaatcacactattcaatgacatcattgaatgggtgtgattgctaacacgtgcgccttcagccaatcacagccattcaatgatgtcattgaatagtgtgattggctgaagccacgtgtgctttagccaatcacagccattcaatgctgtcatggctgccggcgtgtgtattagctttctggaagcggggatttcaagccccgcattcagaaagctatgctgcggcggggacgaggagccagcgacagcctgccggagcgagcgacatcctgccggagcgcgacagaacgccgtgggaggtgagtaataaaattttttttttttacactttttttttttttgtattaccggcgcataagacgacccccgactgcagagcagatttttcg
This genomic window from Eleutherodactylus coqui strain aEleCoq1 chromosome 12, aEleCoq1.hap1, whole genome shotgun sequence contains:
- the LOC136586626 gene encoding uncharacterized protein; its protein translation is MENKKNISLSLHMSTLCEYFKVKRIPRGLRPHVRPTLMADNKTFCSKFEGIVNKFSFDMIVLNVEFLQLEIAESTARISSLEKNILEILTPEDWNKHKEKKTTYLKRHQEELESIKKTKWFRDVDDYAYGRVFCWQTSKNKVTDPFESNTKQRRQRRRQPRNRNQFGPWQSKQDEEKRGTFRCRRGGRKHHRAYKRSRRGDDPIHETTTADGLQEIVGVGACEPTSDGCWSLAGSLATRLRYDGPLFHHLEEKI